Proteins encoded together in one Lathyrus oleraceus cultivar Zhongwan6 chromosome 5, CAAS_Psat_ZW6_1.0, whole genome shotgun sequence window:
- the LOC127085290 gene encoding U-box domain-containing protein 26 — protein MKSHQPKQLKTQLFSCGFFRQCGQTVLSPTATGTTPQPPQPPPPPLPLTHTHTSTTCESSTSSSSNSATSQSFTQWRFSLPTPTPPPTPNTPPPTTTHHHLPFLSTIPNLQELFHVSDLQLTTDLNAALHLLERSLVPNPPQDQPPCPPNLMRALIHNLRESKPATKILFALCLSEANRRVAVEAGAVGAVVESAPELEGPPAERALAALELMCTVPEGAEEVRAHALAVPVMVTVMGKTGARGKEYAIGVLAVIYGGDMADQQTAPPEEVARAVELALQGECSARGKRKGGQLLKTLQQLSNPHSHDTS, from the coding sequence ATGAAAAGCCATCAACCAAAACAGCTTAAAACTCAACTTTTCTCATGCGGCTTCTTTCGACAGTGCGGCCAAACAGTCCTTAGTCCCACCGCCACAGGAACCACCCCACAACCaccacaaccaccaccaccaccactCCCTCTCACTCACACTCACACTTCAACAACATGCGAATCTTCAACCTCCTCTTCTTCTAACTCCGCCACTTCCCAAAGCTTCACACAGTGGAGATTCTCTCTTCCCACCCCTACACCCCCACCCACACCAAACACACCCCCACCCACTACCACTCATCATCACCTTCCTTTCCTCTCCACCATTCCCAACCTCCAAGAACTCTTCCATGTCTCTGACCTACAACTCACCACTGACCTCAACGCTGCACTTCACCTTCTAGAACGTTCCCTCGTTCCCAACCCGCCTCAAGACCAACCACCGTGTCCTCCCAATCTCATGCGCGCACTCATTCATAATTTACGCGAATCCAAACCCGCCACCAAGATTCTCTTCGCGCTCTGTCTCTCGGAAGCCAACCGTCGTGTCGCGGTAGAAGCCGGAGCCGTAGGCGCCGTCGTGGAGTCTGCTCCGGAGCTAGAAGGTCCTCCCGCGGAGAGAGCTCTCGCTGCTCTGGAACTCATGTGCACGGTGCCGGAGGGCGCGGAGGAGGTGAGAGCTCACGCGCTGGCGGTTCCGGTTATGGTTACCGTAATGGGAAAAACGGGCGCGCGTGGGAAGGAGTATGCTATTGGAGTACTGGCTGTGATTTACGGAGGTGATATGGCGGATCAACAAACTGCACCACCGGAGGAAGTGGCGCGTGCGGTGGAGTTGGCACTTCAAGGAGAGTGTAGCGCTAGAGGAAAGAGAAAAGGGGGACAGCTTTTGAAGACACTGCAACAGCTCTCTAACCCCCACTCGCATGACACAAGTTGA